In the genome of Pseudomonas protegens, one region contains:
- a CDS encoding helix-turn-helix transcriptional regulator, whose product MDYLLITARLGEQVRQRRLHRGLTQASLAALAGVTRQKVIAIERGDLSVGMAAYARVLGALDCEFTLVPAAMPTLDEIQGVFD is encoded by the coding sequence ATGGACTACCTTCTTATCACCGCGCGCCTTGGCGAGCAGGTTCGCCAGCGTCGTCTGCATCGTGGCCTGACCCAAGCCAGCCTGGCCGCCTTGGCCGGCGTGACCCGGCAGAAGGTCATCGCCATCGAGCGGGGCGACTTGTCGGTGGGCATGGCGGCCTATGCGCGGGTGCTGGGAGCCCTGGACTGTGAATTCACCCTGGTGCCTGCCGCGATGCCCACATTGGACGAGATCCAGGGAGTGTTCGACTGA
- a CDS encoding energy transducer TonB, translating into MGNVQTAASAHEVLWRQAPSGELVDLGRPHRSPLGQLRLQRTPKGILRRREAFILGAAALLLHAAVIYWLSQKPTPVLPIVPPEIPPMTIEFSHPAPPAVEPPPPVPVQPVVEPPPPVEDELAVKPPPPKPVPKPKPKPVPKPEPKPAPKPVQQTPAPPQPAAPVAAPAPPAPPAPAPVTPASASAAYLKNPAPEYPSLAQRRGWEGTVLLRVHVLASGKPGEIQIQKSSGRQQLDDAALAAVKRWSFVPAKQGDVAQDGWVSVPIDFKIH; encoded by the coding sequence ATGGGCAATGTCCAGACCGCCGCCAGTGCACACGAGGTGCTGTGGCGCCAGGCACCGAGCGGCGAGTTGGTCGACCTCGGCCGGCCTCACCGCTCGCCGCTGGGCCAATTGCGTCTGCAACGCACGCCCAAGGGAATTTTGCGCCGCCGGGAGGCATTCATCCTTGGCGCGGCGGCGCTGCTGCTGCATGCGGCGGTGATCTACTGGCTGAGCCAGAAACCGACTCCGGTGCTGCCGATCGTGCCGCCGGAGATTCCGCCCATGACCATCGAATTCTCGCACCCGGCGCCGCCTGCAGTGGAGCCGCCTCCGCCTGTGCCGGTACAGCCGGTGGTGGAGCCACCACCGCCGGTGGAGGACGAGCTGGCGGTCAAGCCGCCACCGCCCAAGCCGGTGCCTAAACCCAAGCCCAAACCGGTACCCAAACCTGAGCCGAAGCCTGCGCCCAAGCCGGTACAGCAGACGCCGGCACCGCCGCAGCCGGCCGCTCCGGTAGCCGCTCCGGCACCGCCCGCGCCACCGGCTCCGGCCCCCGTGACCCCGGCTTCGGCCAGCGCCGCGTACCTGAAGAACCCGGCGCCGGAATACCCGTCACTGGCCCAGCGTCGCGGTTGGGAAGGCACGGTGCTGCTGCGGGTGCACGTACTGGCCAGCGGCAAGCCGGGGGAGATCCAGATCCAGAAGAGCAGCGGTCGCCAGCAGCTCGACGATGCGGCCCTGGCCGCGGTCAAGCGCTGGAGTTTCGTCCCGGCCAAGCAGGGCGACGTGGCCCAGGACGGCTGGGTCAGCGTACCCATCGACTTCAAGATTCATTGA
- a CDS encoding ExbD/TolR family protein, translating into MAFSTQDSDEVLSEINVTPLVDVMLVLLVVFIVTAPLLTNAIPINLPKTEAVAPVEQKDPLVVSIDGAGKLFINKDQIQPDLLETNLQAAKAKDPQVRVQLQADDGVNYGEVARAMASIERAGITKLSVITAR; encoded by the coding sequence ATGGCCTTCTCCACCCAAGACAGCGATGAAGTGCTGAGCGAGATCAACGTCACGCCATTGGTGGACGTGATGCTGGTGCTGCTGGTGGTGTTCATCGTCACCGCGCCGCTGCTGACCAACGCCATCCCGATCAACCTGCCCAAGACCGAGGCCGTGGCCCCGGTGGAGCAGAAGGACCCGCTGGTGGTGAGCATCGACGGCGCCGGCAAACTCTTTATCAACAAGGACCAGATCCAGCCGGACCTGCTGGAAACCAACTTGCAAGCGGCCAAGGCCAAGGACCCGCAAGTGCGGGTCCAGCTGCAGGCCGACGATGGCGTCAACTACGGCGAAGTGGCCCGGGCCATGGCGTCCATCGAGCGTGCGGGCATCACCAAGCTGTCGGTGATTACCGCGCGCTGA
- a CDS encoding sigma 54-interacting transcriptional regulator, which produces MSPHTPFGQPLLTFPDAEKSPLSIRAKALVFVDPRSRQLREELEQLAPRAVSVLIRGETGTGKELLARHIHRASDRSGLFVSVNCGAISPTYADAELFGYAAGSFSGSASSRAGWFGSANGGTLYLDEIGDLPLPIQTKLLAALENHEVTRVGAQQPSPVDVRLVAATSIDLAQAVAAGKFHERLYRYLSEGQLELPALRERVGDIESLAEYFLGIYSQRLDLPVPLISEAAQQALERHSWPGNTRELENVIHFALLVSSGEEILPEHLNLPPTPSPLEQIEQLLRHISESGTPAERQALKRLLAV; this is translated from the coding sequence ATGAGTCCTCATACCCCTTTCGGCCAGCCGTTGCTGACCTTTCCCGATGCAGAAAAAAGCCCCCTGAGCATCCGCGCCAAGGCGTTGGTATTCGTCGACCCGCGTTCGCGGCAACTGCGCGAAGAGCTGGAGCAACTGGCACCGCGTGCGGTGTCGGTGCTGATCCGTGGTGAAACCGGCACCGGCAAGGAACTGCTGGCCCGACACATCCATCGCGCCAGCGACCGCAGTGGCCTGTTTGTCTCGGTCAACTGCGGCGCCATCAGCCCCACCTACGCCGACGCCGAACTGTTCGGCTACGCCGCCGGCAGTTTCAGCGGCTCGGCCAGCAGCCGCGCCGGCTGGTTCGGTTCGGCCAATGGCGGGACCCTGTACCTGGACGAGATCGGCGACCTGCCGCTGCCGATCCAGACCAAGCTGCTGGCGGCCCTGGAGAACCACGAAGTGACCCGGGTCGGCGCCCAGCAGCCAAGTCCGGTGGACGTGCGCCTGGTGGCGGCCACCAGCATCGACCTGGCCCAGGCGGTGGCGGCGGGCAAGTTCCATGAGCGCCTGTATCGCTACCTCAGCGAAGGCCAGCTGGAGTTGCCGGCGCTGCGCGAGCGGGTCGGGGACATCGAGTCCCTGGCCGAGTACTTCCTGGGGATCTACAGCCAGCGCCTGGACCTGCCGGTGCCGCTGATCAGCGAAGCCGCGCAACAGGCCCTGGAGCGCCACAGCTGGCCGGGCAATACCCGCGAGCTGGAGAACGTCATTCACTTTGCCCTGCTGGTGAGCAGTGGCGAGGAGATTCTTCCCGAGCACCTCAACCTGCCGCCGACCCCTTCGCCGCTGGAGCAGATCGAGCAGCTGCTGCGACACATCAGCGAATCCGGCACCCCCGCAGAGCGCCAGGCCCTCAAGCGCCTGCTGGCGGTGTAG
- a CDS encoding nucleoside deaminase, which produces MNDDQHYLHRAVELARRNVEQGGRPFGALLVRNGRVLAEAVNEIHLSQDPTAHAEMLAIRSASRQLGPRLDDCVIYASGQPCPMCLAAMYLCGVSRAVFAASNEQAEPFGLSTAAIYQQLSKPLEAQRLPLLHLPQAAMTALYQDWQARHAAN; this is translated from the coding sequence ATGAACGACGATCAACACTACCTGCACCGGGCCGTTGAACTGGCCCGGCGCAATGTCGAACAGGGCGGCCGCCCGTTCGGCGCGCTGCTGGTGCGCAACGGCCGGGTGCTGGCCGAGGCGGTGAATGAAATCCACCTCAGCCAGGACCCCACCGCCCACGCCGAGATGCTGGCGATCCGCAGCGCCAGCCGGCAACTGGGCCCGCGCCTGGACGACTGCGTGATCTACGCCAGCGGCCAGCCGTGCCCCATGTGCCTGGCCGCCATGTACCTGTGCGGCGTGTCCCGCGCGGTGTTCGCCGCCAGCAATGAACAAGCAGAGCCGTTCGGCCTGTCTACAGCAGCCATCTACCAACAGCTGAGCAAGCCCCTGGAAGCCCAGCGCCTGCCGCTGCTGCACCTGCCCCAGGCGGCCATGACCGCCCTGTACCAGGACTGGCAGGCGCGTCATGCCGCGAACTGA
- a CDS encoding MetQ/NlpA family ABC transporter substrate-binding protein → MKKVLLFTALAAALSAGIAQAGEKLVVAATPVPHAEILELIKPTLAKEGVDLEIKVFTDYVQPNVQVDQKRLDANYFQTLPYLKNFNEGKGTHLETVIGVHVEPFGGYSKKVKSLAELKDGATIAIPNEGSNSGRALILLQKAGLIELKDPKNAVSTPKDIAKNPHNFKFKELESAMLPRVLDQVDLDMINTNYALEAGLNPAKDALVIEGADSPYVNYLVARPDNKDSAAIQKLAKALTSPEVKAFIEKKYNGAVLPAF, encoded by the coding sequence ATGAAAAAAGTTCTGTTGTTCACCGCACTGGCGGCAGCCCTGAGCGCCGGTATTGCCCAGGCCGGCGAGAAGCTGGTGGTTGCCGCGACCCCGGTGCCACACGCCGAGATCCTTGAGCTGATCAAGCCCACCCTGGCCAAGGAAGGCGTGGACCTGGAAATCAAGGTGTTCACCGACTACGTGCAACCCAACGTGCAGGTCGATCAGAAGCGTCTGGACGCCAACTACTTCCAGACCCTGCCGTACCTGAAGAACTTCAACGAGGGCAAGGGCACTCACCTGGAAACCGTGATCGGTGTGCACGTCGAACCCTTCGGCGGCTACTCGAAGAAGGTCAAGTCCCTGGCCGAGCTCAAAGACGGCGCGACCATCGCCATCCCCAACGAAGGCAGCAACAGCGGCCGGGCCCTGATCCTGCTGCAGAAGGCCGGCCTGATCGAGCTCAAGGACCCGAAAAACGCCGTGTCCACGCCCAAGGACATCGCCAAGAACCCGCACAACTTCAAGTTCAAGGAACTGGAGTCGGCCATGCTGCCGCGGGTCCTGGATCAGGTTGACCTGGACATGATCAACACCAACTACGCCCTGGAAGCGGGCCTGAACCCGGCCAAGGATGCGCTGGTGATCGAAGGCGCCGATTCGCCTTACGTGAACTACCTGGTGGCGCGTCCGGACAACAAGGACAGCGCGGCGATCCAGAAGCTGGCCAAGGCCCTGACCAGCCCCGAGGTGAAAGCCTTTATCGAGAAGAAATACAACGGCGCGGTATTGCCAGCGTTCTGA
- a CDS encoding amino acid ABC transporter permease yields the protein MASSGLELLLVSLPQLARGAAQTLSISLLSIAFSTLGGVLYGVLRSLQRKVLDVPLRIYLELFRAIPVLVWLYLLFFGFPIFFGLSIPSFTCAVLVLSLWGASEVGEVVRGALQSLPRGQREAGLSIGLSAAQLYDYVLLPQALKRMTPPTINVYTRIIKTSSLAVLIGVVDVIKVGQQIIERTYESVLIYGVLFLFFFFICYPLSAASRVLERRWTQA from the coding sequence ATGGCCAGTTCGGGTCTTGAGCTGTTGCTGGTGTCCTTGCCGCAACTGGCCCGGGGCGCTGCGCAGACCTTGTCGATTTCCCTGCTGAGCATTGCCTTCAGCACCCTGGGCGGGGTGCTCTACGGCGTGCTGCGCAGCTTGCAGCGCAAGGTGCTGGACGTGCCGCTGCGGATCTACCTGGAGCTGTTCCGGGCGATTCCGGTGCTGGTCTGGCTGTACCTGCTGTTCTTCGGCTTTCCGATCTTCTTCGGCCTCAGCATTCCCAGCTTCACCTGCGCGGTGCTGGTGCTGTCGCTGTGGGGCGCCAGCGAGGTCGGCGAGGTGGTGCGCGGGGCCCTGCAATCCCTGCCCCGGGGCCAGCGGGAAGCAGGCCTGTCCATCGGTCTTTCCGCTGCCCAGTTGTACGACTACGTGCTGCTGCCCCAGGCGCTGAAACGCATGACGCCGCCGACCATCAACGTCTACACGCGAATCATCAAGACCAGTTCCCTGGCGGTGCTGATCGGCGTGGTGGACGTGATCAAGGTCGGCCAGCAGATCATCGAGCGCACCTATGAATCGGTGCTGATCTACGGCGTGCTGTTCCTGTTTTTCTTCTTTATCTGCTACCCGTTGTCGGCCGCCTCCCGCGTGCTGGAACGGCGCTGGACGCAAGCATGA
- a CDS encoding CynX/NimT family MFS transporter, with amino-acid sequence MPRTESAFNTFAGWALLVCLGLNLRPILSSVSPLLNEIRGATGMSFQSSAWLTSLPVICMGLVALLGVRIEARLGERRGVSLGLLLVLLACLVRLFFGQAAALLATALLGGAGVALIQALVPALIKRQFQQRVALAMGVYSASLMGGGGIAALLSPQLASHFANWQVGLGIWVLPAMAALLLWLCLPLGAGRRNGPPAPRAGLWNNRRAWLLALYFGLVNCGYMSMVAWLPAYYLQLGWSATQSGSLLAFMTIFQVSAALLMPTLAQRSSDRRPLLGISLAAQAAGFLGLVLWPLQSPHLWVALIGFGLGACFALSLILTLDHRRDPREAGQLAAFVQGVGFLINAVSPWLSGWLRQVTGSFVSAWWVLIVGVLAMLLLTRIFSPASYRARATVGTVAPAT; translated from the coding sequence ATGCCGCGAACTGAATCGGCCTTCAACACCTTCGCCGGCTGGGCGCTGCTGGTGTGCCTGGGCCTGAACCTGCGGCCGATCCTCAGCTCGGTCAGCCCGCTGCTCAACGAGATCCGCGGCGCCACCGGCATGAGCTTCCAGAGCAGCGCCTGGCTCACCAGCCTGCCGGTGATCTGCATGGGCCTGGTGGCTCTGCTGGGGGTACGGATCGAAGCCCGCCTGGGCGAGCGCCGGGGTGTGTCCCTGGGTTTGCTGCTGGTGCTGCTGGCCTGCCTGGTGCGGCTGTTCTTCGGCCAGGCCGCGGCCTTGCTCGCCACCGCCCTGCTCGGCGGCGCCGGAGTGGCCCTGATCCAGGCCCTGGTGCCGGCGCTGATCAAGCGCCAGTTTCAACAGCGCGTGGCCCTGGCCATGGGCGTCTACTCGGCGTCGCTGATGGGCGGTGGAGGCATCGCCGCCCTGCTCAGCCCGCAGCTGGCCAGCCACTTCGCCAACTGGCAAGTGGGGCTGGGCATCTGGGTGCTGCCGGCCATGGCCGCCCTGCTGCTGTGGCTGTGCCTGCCCCTGGGCGCCGGACGCCGCAACGGCCCCCCGGCGCCCCGGGCCGGGCTCTGGAACAACCGCCGCGCCTGGCTGCTGGCGCTGTATTTCGGCCTGGTGAACTGCGGCTACATGAGCATGGTGGCGTGGCTGCCGGCCTACTACCTGCAGCTGGGCTGGAGTGCTACCCAGAGCGGCTCGCTGCTGGCCTTCATGACGATTTTCCAAGTCAGCGCCGCCCTGCTGATGCCCACCCTGGCCCAGCGCAGCAGCGACCGCCGCCCACTGCTGGGCATCAGCCTCGCGGCCCAGGCCGCAGGTTTTCTCGGACTGGTGCTGTGGCCTTTGCAGAGCCCGCACCTGTGGGTGGCGCTGATCGGCTTCGGCCTCGGCGCGTGCTTTGCCCTGAGCCTGATCCTGACCCTGGATCACCGTCGTGATCCCCGGGAAGCCGGGCAACTGGCGGCTTTTGTCCAGGGCGTGGGTTTTCTGATCAACGCCGTCTCGCCGTGGCTCAGCGGCTGGCTGCGGCAAGTCACCGGCAGCTTTGTCAGCGCCTGGTGGGTGTTGATCGTGGGTGTCCTGGCGATGCTGCTGTTGACGCGAATCTTCAGCCCGGCCAGCTATCGGGCCCGGGCCACTGTCGGCACTGTCGCGCCAGCGACCTGA
- a CDS encoding DUF6392 family protein, with product MDADTLSRWVKSLGLSYAELIAQGERIERPTGKIYDEFDWLTVVVEPGLMLDFWEDSLALEKLLIELMPLEQGRSFYSGELPAPFSRSMTHADIRELLGTPLRSGERRPSADGQCMLNAWESYRLPEHLHPSARVGFVYNADMQIKVLSFDLLEPQRD from the coding sequence ATGGACGCCGACACCCTCAGCCGCTGGGTAAAGAGCCTCGGGCTCAGCTATGCAGAACTGATCGCCCAGGGAGAGCGCATCGAGCGCCCGACGGGCAAGATCTACGATGAATTCGATTGGCTGACCGTGGTCGTCGAGCCCGGCCTGATGCTGGACTTCTGGGAAGACAGCCTGGCCCTGGAAAAGTTACTGATCGAACTCATGCCCCTGGAACAGGGGCGCTCGTTCTACAGCGGCGAACTGCCCGCCCCGTTCTCACGCAGCATGACCCACGCCGATATTCGCGAGCTGCTGGGCACGCCCCTGCGCTCGGGGGAACGCAGGCCATCAGCCGATGGGCAATGCATGCTCAACGCCTGGGAGAGCTACCGCCTGCCGGAGCACCTGCATCCCAGTGCGCGGGTTGGATTCGTCTATAACGCCGACATGCAGATCAAGGTCCTGTCGTTTGACTTGCTGGAGCCGCAGCGCGACTGA
- a CDS encoding MotA/TolQ/ExbB proton channel family protein has protein sequence MTLLASPLESIESAVIWLLVVFSVATWGLALVKGVQFARLKSQDRKFHNQFWAASSLDSAAPLSETQPGYAAIQVGEAPHAADLSQAINHQDRLERALRQQIVRERRSLETGLAVVASIGSTSPFIGLFGTVWGIMEALKGISAAGSASLETVAGPIGAALVATGVGIAVAVPAVLVYNYFLRRLKLTAADLDDFAHDFYSLAQKNSFRVLIHPSLHKAAAQGSQQKVKEAS, from the coding sequence ATGACGTTACTGGCATCTCCACTGGAATCCATCGAAAGCGCGGTGATCTGGCTGTTGGTGGTTTTCTCCGTCGCCACCTGGGGCCTGGCCCTGGTCAAGGGCGTGCAGTTCGCCCGCCTCAAGTCCCAGGATCGCAAGTTCCACAATCAGTTCTGGGCGGCGTCCAGCCTCGACTCCGCCGCCCCGTTGAGTGAAACCCAGCCCGGCTATGCGGCGATCCAGGTTGGCGAGGCGCCCCATGCGGCGGACCTGAGCCAGGCAATCAACCACCAGGACCGTCTCGAACGTGCCCTGCGCCAGCAGATCGTGCGCGAGCGCCGCTCCCTGGAAACCGGCCTGGCAGTGGTTGCCAGTATCGGCAGCACCTCGCCCTTCATCGGCCTGTTCGGCACCGTGTGGGGGATCATGGAAGCATTGAAAGGCATCAGCGCGGCGGGCTCGGCGAGCCTGGAAACCGTGGCCGGGCCCATCGGCGCGGCCTTGGTCGCCACCGGCGTGGGGATCGCCGTCGCGGTGCCGGCGGTGCTGGTTTACAACTACTTCCTGCGGCGCCTGAAGCTCACCGCAGCGGATCTGGACGACTTCGCCCACGACTTCTACAGCCTGGCGCAGAAGAACTCGTTCCGCGTGCTGATCCACCCGAGCCTGCACAAGGCTGCGGCCCAGGGCAGCCAACAGAAAGTCAAGGAGGCGTCCTGA
- a CDS encoding LysR substrate-binding domain-containing protein, protein MLDPVLLRSFVAVADSQNFTRAAERLHLTQSTVSQQVRRLEESLGCQLLDRDQRRVVATVEGERLLAYARRILALHEEACDVLVNQRGEEVLRLGVPEDFAAERLMPMLSRFGRDYPAVRLEVTSGLGPELLRQFRRGEFDLLLVKQMGHSDDCVESWPEPLCWVDSLRQPALGRDPLPLVAFPVGGLYRQEMLHHLEVGGWPWRIAYSSASLASVCSAVAAGLGISLLPVRVLGKGHRMLDAASGLPDIQGVRLALYAGSGLSRAGKALQEQLRAVASVKPQVENTGKL, encoded by the coding sequence ATGCTCGATCCCGTGTTGCTCCGCAGTTTTGTCGCCGTAGCCGACAGCCAGAACTTCACCCGCGCCGCCGAGCGCCTGCACTTGACCCAGTCCACGGTGAGTCAGCAGGTTCGACGTCTGGAAGAGAGCCTGGGCTGCCAGTTGCTTGACCGCGACCAGCGCCGGGTGGTGGCCACGGTGGAGGGCGAGCGCCTGCTGGCTTATGCCCGGCGCATTCTGGCGCTGCATGAAGAGGCCTGCGATGTGCTGGTCAACCAGCGCGGCGAGGAGGTGCTGCGCCTGGGCGTGCCGGAAGATTTTGCCGCCGAGCGCCTGATGCCGATGCTCTCGCGCTTTGGCCGCGACTATCCGGCGGTGCGCCTGGAAGTCACCAGTGGTCTGGGGCCGGAGTTGCTGCGTCAGTTCCGTCGTGGCGAGTTCGACTTGCTGCTGGTCAAGCAGATGGGCCACAGCGACGACTGCGTGGAATCCTGGCCCGAGCCTTTGTGCTGGGTCGACAGTCTGCGCCAGCCGGCCTTGGGTCGTGATCCACTGCCGCTGGTGGCGTTCCCGGTGGGCGGTTTGTATCGCCAGGAAATGCTCCACCACCTGGAAGTCGGCGGCTGGCCGTGGCGCATCGCCTATTCCAGCGCCAGCCTGGCCAGTGTCTGTTCGGCAGTGGCGGCGGGATTGGGCATCAGCCTGTTGCCGGTGCGGGTGCTGGGCAAGGGGCATCGGATGCTCGATGCCGCCAGCGGTTTGCCGGATATCCAGGGCGTGCGCCTGGCGTTGTACGCCGGCAGTGGCCTGAGTCGGGCCGGCAAGGCGTTACAGGAGCAGTTGCGCGCAGTGGCCAGCGTCAAGCCGCAAGTTGAAAACACCGGGAAGTTATAA
- a CDS encoding alpha/beta hydrolase yields MRNASIRYLIVPGWQGSPEDHWQTHWQNSLPNSARVEQADWLTPRREDWVAALAEAIAADDTPVILIAHSLGCITVAHWAARAPVAALRQVRGALLVAPADVERPACAPALRNFAPIPRDLLPFPSQVVSSDNDSAVSAPRALELARDWGAEAGILAGAGHINVKSGHQRWEQGFAYLYRLQNRVEQHARRRA; encoded by the coding sequence ATGCGCAACGCATCCATTCGCTACTTGATTGTGCCGGGCTGGCAAGGATCGCCAGAAGATCATTGGCAAACCCATTGGCAGAACAGCCTGCCCAACAGTGCGCGGGTGGAGCAGGCCGATTGGCTGACGCCGCGTCGCGAAGACTGGGTGGCGGCCCTGGCCGAAGCCATCGCCGCCGACGACACGCCGGTGATCCTGATTGCCCACAGCCTGGGTTGCATCACCGTGGCCCACTGGGCGGCTCGCGCGCCCGTAGCCGCGCTGCGCCAGGTGCGCGGGGCGCTGTTGGTGGCGCCGGCGGATGTCGAGCGTCCGGCCTGTGCCCCGGCGTTGCGCAATTTCGCGCCCATTCCTCGGGACCTGCTGCCGTTCCCCAGCCAGGTGGTCAGCTCGGACAACGACAGCGCGGTCAGCGCGCCGCGTGCCCTGGAGCTGGCCCGCGACTGGGGCGCCGAAGCCGGGATCCTGGCCGGTGCCGGGCATATCAACGTCAAGTCCGGCCACCAGCGCTGGGAGCAGGGCTTTGCCTATCTCTACCGTCTGCAGAACCGCGTGGAGCAACACGCGCGGCGTCGTGCCTGA
- a CDS encoding type II toxin-antitoxin system HipA family toxin, producing the protein MATVLQVATPAGESGKIHRGAGDYLFRYHDDARAPAAISLLMPVRLDDYRYRELHPIFQMNLPEGYVLEQLRNRLAKVVKVDPMLLLALSGSSAPIGRVAVSSPEVDGLLQRQQFPGEKLEEILAWDGAEDIFADLVDRYILRAGISGVQPKVMVPERHDAASQRFTSNTSELIIKSGRDEFPGLAINEFLCMSVAREAGMAVPEFYLSDNAKLFVMRRFDRDEQLGCLGFEDMAALMGLGAEQKYSKSYSAIAKAVRLFCPPEQVPGSLAQLFAMVSLSCIVGNGDAHLKNFGLLYSDPGQRDARLAPAYDIVNTTAYIPQDVLALDLLGNKSLFASRQGLLEFAKVCDVARPQEVIRGQLDALERVLSRSAEWGERAPHVVAAIRQCAEPFMKTFG; encoded by the coding sequence ATGGCCACGGTGCTGCAGGTAGCCACCCCGGCCGGTGAGAGCGGGAAAATCCACCGTGGCGCTGGCGATTATCTGTTTCGCTATCACGATGATGCCCGGGCACCGGCGGCAATCAGTCTGCTGATGCCCGTGCGGTTGGATGACTACCGTTATCGGGAGTTGCACCCGATCTTCCAGATGAACCTGCCCGAAGGTTATGTGCTGGAGCAACTGCGCAACCGCCTGGCCAAGGTGGTGAAGGTCGACCCGATGTTGCTGCTGGCGCTGTCCGGCAGCAGCGCGCCGATCGGGCGGGTCGCGGTGAGCTCGCCCGAAGTCGATGGGCTGTTGCAGCGACAGCAGTTTCCCGGGGAAAAACTTGAAGAAATCCTCGCTTGGGATGGCGCCGAGGACATTTTTGCCGACCTGGTGGACCGCTACATCCTGCGTGCCGGGATATCCGGCGTGCAGCCCAAGGTCATGGTGCCGGAGCGGCATGACGCCGCGTCGCAGCGTTTTACCTCGAACACCTCAGAGTTGATCATCAAGAGCGGCCGGGACGAGTTTCCGGGATTGGCGATCAACGAGTTCCTGTGCATGTCGGTGGCCAGGGAGGCGGGGATGGCGGTGCCCGAGTTTTACCTCTCCGATAACGCCAAACTGTTCGTCATGCGCCGCTTCGACCGGGACGAGCAACTCGGTTGCCTGGGGTTTGAAGACATGGCGGCGTTGATGGGGCTGGGTGCGGAGCAGAAATACAGCAAGAGCTATTCGGCCATTGCCAAGGCCGTTCGCCTGTTCTGCCCGCCTGAGCAGGTGCCGGGTTCACTGGCGCAGTTGTTTGCCATGGTCAGCCTGAGCTGCATCGTGGGGAATGGCGATGCCCACCTGAAGAACTTCGGGCTGTTGTATTCCGATCCTGGCCAGCGCGATGCACGGCTAGCGCCGGCCTACGACATCGTCAACACCACGGCCTACATCCCGCAGGACGTGCTGGCCCTGGATCTGCTGGGCAACAAGTCCCTGTTTGCTTCGCGGCAGGGGTTGCTGGAGTTTGCCAAGGTCTGTGATGTGGCTCGTCCGCAAGAGGTTATTCGCGGGCAGTTGGACGCACTGGAGCGGGTGTTGAGCCGATCGGCCGAATGGGGCGAACGGGCACCGCATGTCGTCGCGGCGATCCGGCAATGTGCCGAGCCCTTTATGAAAACCTTTGGCTAA
- a CDS encoding amino acid ABC transporter permease — MTLDYAFILSTLPAFLKAVGVTLQVGLIAIGTSLLVALINATVLVFRTPYLHRLIGLYVELARNTPLLIQLFFVYFALPALGIKVSGFTAAIITMTFLGGAYLTEVLRAGVDAVPQAQLESGRSIGLSQWQLLRYVILPQAGILSLPSLFANFIFLLKETTVVSAVAVPEILYTTKSYIALYYKTYEMLAVLTLICVLLFLPLSLLLSRLERRLQHGQFGS, encoded by the coding sequence ATGACCCTCGATTACGCTTTTATCCTCAGCACCCTGCCGGCCTTTCTCAAAGCCGTGGGGGTGACCCTGCAGGTCGGCCTGATCGCCATTGGCACCTCGCTGCTGGTGGCCCTGATCAACGCCACTGTCCTGGTGTTTCGCACCCCTTACCTGCACCGGCTGATCGGCCTGTACGTGGAACTGGCGCGCAACACACCGCTGCTGATCCAGCTGTTCTTCGTCTACTTCGCCTTGCCGGCCCTGGGGATCAAGGTCTCCGGCTTCACTGCGGCGATCATCACCATGACCTTCCTGGGCGGCGCCTACCTCACCGAAGTGCTGCGCGCCGGCGTGGATGCAGTGCCCCAGGCGCAGCTGGAATCGGGGCGCTCCATCGGCCTGTCGCAGTGGCAGTTGCTGCGCTACGTGATCCTGCCCCAGGCCGGGATCCTCAGCCTGCCGTCGCTGTTCGCCAATTTCATTTTCCTGCTCAAGGAAACCACTGTGGTCTCGGCGGTGGCGGTGCCGGAAATTCTCTACACCACCAAGAGCTACATCGCCCTGTACTACAAGACCTACGAAATGCTCGCGGTGCTGACGCTGATCTGCGTGCTGTTGTTCCTGCCGTTGTCACTGTTGCTCAGCCGTCTGGAAAGGAGGCTGCAACATGGCCAGTTCGGGTCTTGA
- a CDS encoding helix-turn-helix domain-containing protein: protein MTIIVRLDVVMAKNKIRSKELAAILGITEANLSLLKNGKVKGMKIETLDKLCAALDCQPGDLLEYQASEPA, encoded by the coding sequence ATGACCATTATCGTTCGGCTTGACGTTGTCATGGCTAAAAACAAGATTCGCTCCAAAGAGTTGGCCGCCATCCTGGGCATTACCGAGGCGAATCTGTCGTTGCTGAAAAATGGCAAGGTCAAGGGGATGAAAATCGAGACCCTGGACAAACTCTGCGCTGCACTCGACTGCCAACCCGGCGACCTGCTGGAGTATCAGGCCAGCGAGCCTGCGTAA